The DNA window ACCAACAGGAATCCGAGGACCGCGTAGAAGGAGCCCAGCTCGCTGATGGCCGCGTGCAACATCAGCCGAGACCGCTGCTCCGAGGGGCGCGGCGCGATAGTCCGGGCAGATCCGAACAGTGATATGACGAGAAATGGGACTCCCACCAGCAGCGTCCAGGCCGGGACCAAGGTTGCGAGGCCGACGAATGTCCCCGTCTGGCATCCTTTGATCGCCAGGGTCACTGCCCAAGCCTTCCTTGGTACGAAGAGCAGGCCTGATTCCTCTCTAGCGCCAATCGTCTTCATGAAGTTCATCCTGTCGGCGTGCAAGTCTTTCAAGCTCGTAGCCACGGCGTTCTGGAACAGACATTCGAAGAAGGCCAGCCCAGACACAAGAACGATCAAGGGTCCAAAGTGGCCGGCGACCGAGTAGTAGCTGAATGCGGCCAGGGGCGCGAAGGTCAGGGCGAAGAAGATGGGCGCGGACGCCCAACTCTTGCTGCTCCGGTTGTATATGATGCCCGAGGCGTAGCAGACCGCGAAGATTGACGCGCCTGTGACGGACCCGGAGATTAGGAGTGCGAAGGCCAGTCCGATCATGTGGAGCCCTAGCACCGCGCGCCTCGCCTGCGCCACGGGCATCGACCTACCGAGGGGGAAGACTTCCTTGTTGGGGTCTGCCAGATCTTGGGAAAGGTCCTGGAGGTTGTTGTCACCGAAGCCGGCCATGTGGAAGATGAGGCCGAAGAGCAGCCAGACTGCGGTTCCTGCTGAGAGGAGGCTCCCGCCGCCAATCAGGTATCCTAGGACCAGATAGGTCATTGGGGTCGACGCGGATTCGAGGCGGAAGAAGCGGAGGTATCCGGAAAGCGAGGGCAGGCTCCCTTTCATCCTGAGCCGCCTGGACGACGCCTCCATCCGATGAAGCTGCGTCCATGATTCGATTTAAGGGTGGGTCGGGCAGGTGGGTGCCAAGGGGCAATCGACGTTATTAGGCCAAGCGCGTGCCCTTGAGACGTGCTTGAGTCACCAGCAAGACGCTGGCAACTGAGCAGGCTCCCGTCTTCGATTCTTCTCGACGTCCTGCGCGACCCCCTTTCGTCCATGGTTCGAATCCAGCGGGAATTCGGAGACATGGCGGAGTTCAGGTTTGGGAGATACGTTGTCCTGGTCGTCTCGCACCCTGACCTCATCCGCGACGTCTTGGTGACGAAACACGCCAGCTTCGTCAAGAGCAGGTCGATGCAGTTCGGAAGGAAGCTCATGGGAAATGGCCTCCCTGCCTCCGAGGGCCTATTCCACAGGAATCAGAGGAAGGTCATCCAGCCTTCTTTCAATCACGAACGGATAGCGGAATACATGCGCGATGC is part of the Nitrososphaerota archaeon genome and encodes:
- a CDS encoding UbiA family prenyltransferase, which translates into the protein MEASSRRLRMKGSLPSLSGYLRFFRLESASTPMTYLVLGYLIGGGSLLSAGTAVWLLFGLIFHMAGFGDNNLQDLSQDLADPNKEVFPLGRSMPVAQARRAVLGLHMIGLAFALLISGSVTGASIFAVCYASGIIYNRSSKSWASAPIFFALTFAPLAAFSYYSVAGHFGPLIVLVSGLAFFECLFQNAVATSLKDLHADRMNFMKTIGAREESGLLFVPRKAWAVTLAIKGCQTGTFVGLATLVPAWTLLVGVPFLVISLFGSARTIAPRPSEQRSRLMLHAAISELGSFYAVLGFLLVVLGTVSVLFLAVFPLAWYILVKKALWGSVGAMMA